In one window of Maribacter sp. BPC-D8 DNA:
- a CDS encoding XdhC family protein produces MTHEFKNIIKEYIIATSANIKCVLATVVDLDGSSYRKPGVRMLIREDDVMIGAVSGGCVEKEILFQAQSVFENKTAKLMTYDGRFRLGCEGILYILLESFSPSEALIEDFSTVIENRQSFELHTSYQKEYGILDGYGSFIKLNSKSYTFNVKTKTQSQALYFTQTMQPCQRLLLIGSEHDTVQLAHFGLSMGWEVNVAVTPKENKSISDFPGIDTLLDCEPEDFPVETIDKNTAILLMTHSYVKDLKYLMMLKNSSPTYLGVLGPIKRREKLLSELLEHDLDVDLDFIEGIHGPAGLNIGAETPQEIAISILAEILTVIRKTKPVMLKDRLKPIHN; encoded by the coding sequence ATGACCCACGAATTCAAGAATATTATTAAAGAGTATATCATTGCTACATCTGCAAACATAAAATGCGTTTTGGCAACGGTAGTCGATTTAGACGGTTCTTCATATCGTAAGCCTGGTGTTCGTATGCTTATTCGTGAAGATGATGTAATGATAGGTGCGGTTAGTGGTGGCTGTGTTGAAAAAGAAATTTTGTTTCAGGCACAATCTGTATTTGAGAATAAAACTGCAAAACTAATGACCTACGATGGTCGATTTAGATTGGGTTGCGAAGGTATACTTTACATATTGCTAGAATCTTTTTCCCCAAGTGAAGCACTCATAGAAGATTTTAGCACAGTCATTGAAAATCGTCAATCTTTTGAGCTTCATACCTCATACCAAAAGGAATATGGTATTTTAGATGGATATGGCAGCTTCATAAAGCTTAACTCTAAGTCATACACTTTTAATGTAAAAACCAAAACGCAGTCTCAAGCTTTGTATTTTACACAAACAATGCAACCTTGTCAACGACTTTTATTAATAGGTAGTGAGCATGATACTGTTCAATTAGCACATTTCGGATTAAGTATGGGGTGGGAAGTTAATGTTGCCGTAACTCCGAAGGAAAATAAATCAATTTCAGACTTTCCTGGTATTGATACTTTGCTTGACTGTGAACCCGAAGACTTCCCAGTTGAAACAATAGATAAGAATACAGCCATTCTTTTAATGACGCATAGCTACGTTAAAGATTTAAAGTATTTAATGATGCTTAAGAATAGTAGCCCCACATATTTGGGAGTATTAGGACCAATAAAACGCAGAGAGAAATTGTTGTCTGAATTGTTGGAACATGATTTGGATGTTGACTTAGATTTTATAGAAGGTATTCACGGTCCGGCAGGATTGAATATTGGTGCAGAAACTCCGCAAGAAATAGCAATATCAATTCTTGCAGAAATTTTAACCGTTATTCGAAAAACAAAACCGGTAATGTTGAAAGACAGATTGAAACCAATTCATAATTGA
- a CDS encoding vWA domain-containing protein, with protein MKNFFKSFSVLFILTLLVSCGNADDDVSLNLNTGDGLGKGTEVDDCLGLEEGELVLSIQEQYTTLPGKVSVFFRVSDTGGNPVPGLTADQFTIYEQGRNDDCFNTISTSESSARISPNSQIFSNNTLLVLDLSNSVLSSSLEELKLASTSFIEAVMPATASESVKMAIYWFDGEDELHLLNELTSSRVELTAAVDGITDDISNDPSTDLYGAVIKSTDIASDLVKVSTADGKIGAASVVIFTDGTDQASRFTEEAALKKVDEANANISFFSIGLGAEIDTEVLTAVGKTASVFATNKDELERTFRDISEKVSERANSFYLFEYCSPKRDGSGENNLAIEINTGSRQGAVQTKFSANGFTGGCQ; from the coding sequence ATGAAGAATTTTTTTAAGAGTTTCAGTGTGTTATTTATCTTAACACTACTTGTTTCTTGTGGTAATGCAGATGATGATGTAAGCTTGAACCTAAATACAGGCGACGGATTAGGAAAAGGTACTGAAGTAGATGATTGTTTAGGACTCGAAGAAGGAGAACTGGTTTTATCTATACAAGAACAATATACAACTCTACCTGGTAAAGTATCTGTATTTTTTAGAGTATCAGATACAGGCGGTAACCCTGTACCGGGTTTAACGGCAGATCAATTTACTATTTACGAACAAGGTAGAAATGACGATTGTTTCAACACCATATCTACATCAGAGTCTTCTGCACGTATATCACCAAACTCACAGATTTTCTCAAATAACACTTTACTAGTATTAGATTTAAGTAATAGTGTGTTGAGTAGTAGCTTAGAAGAACTGAAATTAGCATCTACGAGTTTTATAGAAGCAGTTATGCCGGCAACAGCATCAGAATCTGTAAAAATGGCTATTTATTGGTTTGACGGTGAAGATGAGTTGCATTTATTAAATGAATTGACATCTTCAAGAGTTGAACTTACAGCGGCAGTTGATGGAATTACTGATGATATCAGTAATGACCCTTCTACAGATTTGTACGGTGCAGTTATAAAGTCAACAGATATTGCATCTGATTTGGTTAAGGTATCTACTGCAGATGGTAAAATTGGTGCAGCTTCAGTTGTAATATTTACAGATGGTACGGATCAAGCTTCTCGTTTTACAGAAGAAGCAGCATTGAAAAAAGTAGATGAAGCGAATGCTAACATATCATTCTTTAGTATTGGTTTAGGTGCAGAAATTGACACTGAAGTTTTAACAGCTGTTGGTAAAACCGCTAGTGTATTTGCTACCAATAAAGATGAATTAGAAAGAACATTTAGAGACATTTCTGAAAAGGTATCTGAAAGAGCTAATAGCTTTTACTTATTTGAATACTGTAGTCCTAAAAGAGATGGTAGTGGCGAAAACAACTTAGCTATCGAAATCAACACAGGTTCTAGACAAGGTGCAGTACAGACCAAGTTTAGTGCAAACGGATTTACAGGTGGTTGCCAATAG
- a CDS encoding OmpA/MotB family protein → MKRLSLVTIVSVALLTSCVSKKKFVALEDNLSQTQSTLQKTQIEKEELQAQMTKIEARVEEYNSKINSLKDMNDSQFTSVDDVAVMSNNTKAKMRNTLKNVDPAKLAAAQTLQDSMNLAISYKLKQSISEEGEDIDVSIDKTVVMINISDELLFNTASYNVSSKANKILQKLADVIKSEPSMEVMVEGHTDSRTINTPMVSDNWDLSVKRATSIVRKLQKEYDVDPSQLIASGRSSYLPLVENDSKDHMAMNRRTKIIILPNLDKFFALLDADDNK, encoded by the coding sequence ATGAAAAGATTATCCTTAGTTACTATAGTATCGGTAGCGCTTTTAACTTCATGTGTATCTAAAAAGAAATTTGTTGCATTAGAAGATAACCTATCTCAAACACAGAGTACGTTACAAAAGACTCAAATTGAGAAAGAAGAGCTACAAGCTCAAATGACAAAAATTGAAGCTCGTGTAGAAGAGTACAATTCAAAAATCAACTCATTGAAAGATATGAACGATAGTCAGTTCACTAGTGTTGATGATGTTGCTGTTATGAGTAACAATACAAAAGCTAAGATGAGAAATACATTGAAAAATGTTGATCCAGCTAAATTAGCAGCTGCACAAACATTACAAGATTCAATGAACTTGGCGATATCTTACAAATTGAAGCAATCAATTTCTGAAGAAGGTGAAGATATCGATGTTAGTATTGATAAGACTGTAGTAATGATCAATATCTCTGATGAGTTATTATTCAACACAGCTAGTTATAATGTTAGCAGTAAAGCAAACAAGATTTTACAAAAATTGGCAGATGTAATTAAGTCTGAGCCAAGTATGGAAGTTATGGTTGAAGGTCATACAGATTCAAGAACAATCAACACGCCGATGGTTTCTGATAACTGGGATCTAAGTGTAAAACGTGCGACTTCTATTGTACGTAAATTACAGAAAGAATATGATGTAGATCCTTCTCAATTAATTGCTTCAGGTAGAAGTAGCTACTTGCCTTTAGTGGAAAATGATTCTAAAGATCACATGGCAATGAACAGAAGAACAAAAATCATCATCTTACCTAACTTAGATAAATTCTTTGCACTTTTAGATGCAGACGATAATAAGTAA
- a CDS encoding M14 family metallopeptidase, giving the protein MKNILLSILSLCSLSVIGQSDNITTQLYDTYENYKESSIGKRRIKRTDIQPLIDKLSANNKFKVHTVGKSIGGKDLSLISIGTGETNVFLWSQMHGDEPTATQAIFDILNFFNSEDFKEEKEAILANLTVHFLPMLNPDGAELYQRRNLLGIDINRDALRLQSPESQTLKRVRDSLDADFGFNLHDQSTYYNAERTEKPATISYLAPAYNYEKDINETRGNAMKIIVFMNDILQKYAPGQVGRYNDDFEPRAFGDNIQKWGTSTILIESGGYAEDVEKQEIRKLNYTSILSAIYTIAQKSYEAIGIEEYEKIPENDRKLFDLKIVGANYNLMGNTYTIDIGMNQIEVDYPDHNSFWYSSRILDQGDLSTYYGYETFDATGYTIKQAKVYPKTLNNFGNIEGLNFNDVLKQGYGYLRLSTFPAKNINSPYPVHLIGTKYIVPELNLMPGINPTFFLEKDGVTEFAVINGFLVNLKESEIQVPNGMIFR; this is encoded by the coding sequence ATGAAAAACATACTTCTATCCATATTAAGCTTATGCTCGCTATCGGTTATTGGGCAATCTGATAATATTACTACTCAATTATACGATACCTACGAAAACTATAAAGAAAGCTCGATTGGCAAACGGCGCATAAAAAGAACCGATATTCAACCGCTTATTGACAAACTTTCTGCTAATAACAAGTTTAAAGTACATACGGTCGGTAAATCTATTGGAGGCAAAGATTTAAGCTTGATAAGTATTGGTACTGGGGAAACCAATGTTTTTCTTTGGTCTCAAATGCATGGTGATGAACCAACGGCTACACAAGCTATTTTTGATATTCTTAATTTCTTTAATAGTGAAGATTTTAAAGAGGAGAAAGAGGCGATTCTTGCTAATTTAACGGTTCACTTTTTACCAATGCTAAATCCTGATGGGGCTGAACTTTATCAACGTAGAAATCTGCTAGGCATAGATATTAACAGGGATGCATTGCGTTTACAGTCACCAGAATCTCAAACTTTAAAAAGAGTAAGAGATAGTCTTGATGCCGATTTCGGATTCAATCTTCATGATCAAAGCACATATTATAATGCTGAGCGTACCGAAAAACCTGCAACAATATCTTATTTGGCTCCGGCTTATAATTATGAGAAAGATATTAATGAAACCCGTGGTAATGCTATGAAAATCATCGTTTTTATGAATGATATTTTACAGAAATATGCACCAGGACAAGTTGGTAGATATAATGATGATTTTGAACCAAGAGCGTTCGGAGATAATATTCAAAAATGGGGGACAAGCACTATTTTAATTGAATCTGGTGGATATGCTGAAGATGTTGAAAAACAAGAAATCAGAAAGTTGAATTACACGTCTATTTTATCGGCTATTTATACTATTGCTCAAAAATCATATGAAGCTATCGGAATTGAAGAATACGAGAAAATTCCGGAGAACGATAGAAAGTTATTCGATTTAAAAATTGTTGGTGCCAACTATAATCTTATGGGCAATACATATACCATAGATATTGGTATGAATCAGATTGAGGTAGATTACCCAGACCACAATTCTTTCTGGTATAGTAGTAGAATTTTAGATCAAGGAGATCTTTCTACGTATTATGGTTATGAAACATTTGATGCCACTGGTTACACCATTAAACAAGCAAAGGTGTATCCGAAAACCTTAAATAATTTTGGTAATATTGAAGGCTTGAATTTTAATGATGTACTGAAACAGGGTTATGGTTATTTGCGTTTATCAACGTTCCCTGCAAAAAATATTAATTCACCTTACCCAGTTCATTTAATAGGGACAAAATACATCGTTCCTGAGTTGAATTTAATGCCAGGTATTAACCCAACTTTCTTCTTAGAAAAAGACGGAGTTACTGAGTTCGCAGTGATTAACGGATTTTTGGTAAACTTAAAAGAATCTGAAATACAAGTGCCAAACGGAATGATCTTTAGATAG
- a CDS encoding N-acetylmuramoyl-L-alanine amidase, whose product MKKKSIIYFVLGLVLVSCSSTKTIVEHPITFNEERKILTLEYLQNRYGLEQDSPKIEPKMIVLHWTVIPTFEKSFEAFDPVTLPNWRPDIKNVSGLNVSSQFMVDRDGTIYQLLPETTMARHVIGLNHCAIGVENVGGTEELPLTKAQLKSNIWLVKYLKDKYDIDYLIGHYEYTLFENHPLWLEIDESYRTVKTDPGPEFMANVRKAVTNLDFKELPIK is encoded by the coding sequence ATGAAGAAAAAGAGTATAATTTATTTTGTTTTGGGCTTGGTATTAGTATCATGCTCTTCTACAAAAACAATTGTAGAACACCCGATAACTTTTAATGAAGAGCGTAAAATATTAACGTTGGAGTATCTTCAAAACAGATATGGATTAGAGCAAGATTCCCCAAAAATTGAGCCTAAAATGATTGTTTTACATTGGACGGTCATTCCCACATTCGAAAAATCATTTGAAGCCTTCGACCCTGTAACTTTGCCCAATTGGAGACCAGACATTAAAAATGTAAGTGGCTTAAATGTGTCTTCTCAATTTATGGTCGATAGAGATGGTACAATTTATCAGCTATTGCCAGAAACGACCATGGCGCGCCATGTTATAGGGCTGAACCATTGTGCTATTGGAGTGGAAAATGTTGGTGGTACCGAAGAATTACCCTTGACCAAAGCACAATTAAAATCTAATATTTGGTTAGTGAAGTATTTGAAAGATAAGTATGATATTGACTATTTAATCGGACATTATGAATACACCCTTTTTGAGAATCATCCATTGTGGTTAGAAATAGATGAAAGCTATAGAACTGTAAAGACAGATCCAGGACCTGAATTTATGGCTAACGTAAGAAAGGCAGTAACGAATTTAGATTTTAAAGAACTACCCATTAAATAA
- a CDS encoding 3D domain-containing protein gives MKNKLFIVLSLVIALSCTDKPLNDKYDWVPMTVTATAYNSLPYQTSYEHPAITAWGDSIKPGQKWIAVSRDLLKKGLSYNTMVKIDTFEGVYIVKDKMHSRWRNRIDIYMGEDVNEAKEWGRRKINISYAVEKDSLEIIE, from the coding sequence ATGAAGAACAAATTATTCATTGTTTTATCTCTTGTTATAGCGCTTAGTTGTACAGATAAACCTTTGAATGATAAGTACGATTGGGTACCAATGACCGTTACCGCAACTGCCTATAATTCTTTACCGTACCAAACTTCATACGAGCACCCAGCAATTACAGCATGGGGAGATTCTATAAAGCCAGGTCAAAAATGGATTGCTGTTTCTAGAGATTTGTTAAAGAAAGGATTAAGCTATAACACCATGGTTAAAATAGACACTTTTGAAGGTGTCTATATAGTAAAAGACAAAATGCATTCGCGTTGGCGAAATAGAATAGATATTTACATGGGCGAAGATGTAAATGAAGCAAAAGAATGGGGCAGGAGAAAAATCAACATTTCGTACGCCGTTGAAAAGGATAGTTTAGAAATTATTGAATGA
- a CDS encoding FG-GAP-like repeat-containing protein, with protein sequence MALKSAFYLILLCFIVSCNTEKRPKEVVLYENYCASCHIAPNINDLPKDIWRDNILPDMGARLGIITPENHPYYEYSFDEQIAIIKTGIYPSRPIINEQDWELLVDYIISMAPDSVVNNPVKIENAELSQFNAKPVALDSVKGNLYTFLSIDTLHHQVLTGNRRGVLSAYDLTTNTNSDIGNFDLAITDARIIGDSIFVTNMGVMDPNEIPRGKSVLRNGSATAVLQDSLHRPVHTLYIDLNNNGNEEIIISEFGNLKGKLTLLEKDEYGFYKNKTLLNVPGTIRVIAKDMDRDGKKDLVVMAAQGDEAMYILYQKENLTFELDKVIRFSPVYGSSWFELVDYNGDGFDDIITVNGDNADKSIFHKPYHGMRIHLNDGNNNFKETFFFPLNGATRVIANDFDQDGDVDFALLSTFPDYEKHPDYNIVYLKNEDSENYSFTSEHFADINLGRWFLMDVADIDNDGDDDLVLSALNYSFTPVPEYIADAWKESYTDLLILENKLH encoded by the coding sequence ATGGCTTTAAAATCTGCCTTCTACCTTATTTTGTTATGCTTTATTGTATCGTGTAACACAGAAAAACGTCCTAAAGAAGTGGTACTTTATGAAAATTATTGTGCCAGCTGTCATATAGCACCGAATATCAATGATTTGCCAAAAGATATATGGAGAGATAATATACTGCCAGATATGGGTGCTCGATTGGGAATTATTACCCCAGAAAACCACCCCTATTATGAATACTCTTTCGATGAGCAAATTGCTATTATCAAAACCGGAATCTATCCCAGTAGACCTATTATAAATGAGCAAGATTGGGAGTTGTTGGTCGATTATATAATTAGCATGGCACCAGATAGCGTTGTAAACAATCCTGTTAAAATTGAAAATGCTGAACTATCTCAATTTAACGCCAAACCTGTTGCATTAGACAGTGTTAAAGGCAATCTATATACTTTTTTAAGTATAGACACACTGCATCATCAAGTACTTACCGGTAATAGGAGAGGAGTATTAAGCGCGTATGATCTTACAACAAATACCAATAGCGACATCGGTAATTTTGATTTAGCCATTACAGATGCACGAATAATTGGCGACAGTATTTTTGTGACCAACATGGGTGTGATGGACCCAAATGAAATACCTAGAGGAAAATCTGTTCTTAGAAATGGAAGCGCAACCGCTGTTCTACAAGATTCATTACATAGACCTGTACACACCTTATATATCGATTTAAATAATAATGGAAATGAAGAAATTATTATTAGCGAATTCGGTAACCTAAAAGGTAAATTAACGTTACTTGAAAAAGATGAATACGGATTCTATAAGAACAAAACATTACTGAATGTACCCGGAACGATACGAGTAATTGCAAAGGATATGGATCGCGATGGAAAAAAAGATTTAGTAGTAATGGCAGCACAAGGCGATGAAGCGATGTACATATTATACCAAAAAGAAAATTTGACTTTTGAGCTTGACAAAGTAATTCGTTTTAGTCCCGTTTATGGCTCTAGTTGGTTTGAATTGGTTGATTATAATGGAGACGGATTTGATGATATTATAACCGTCAACGGTGATAATGCAGATAAATCTATATTTCATAAGCCTTACCACGGTATGCGTATTCATTTAAATGATGGTAACAATAACTTTAAAGAAACCTTCTTCTTTCCTTTAAACGGCGCCACTAGAGTTATTGCCAATGATTTTGATCAAGATGGGGATGTAGACTTTGCGTTGTTATCAACGTTTCCTGATTATGAGAAGCACCCAGATTATAACATTGTGTATTTAAAAAATGAGGACAGTGAAAACTATTCTTTTACATCTGAGCATTTTGCAGATATAAATTTGGGGCGATGGTTTTTGATGGATGTTGCCGATATTGATAATGATGGAGACGATGATTTGGTATTAAGCGCATTGAATTATTCTTTTACGCCTGTACCAGAATATATAGCAGATGCTTGGAAGGAAAGCTATACCGATCTCTTAATTTTAGAAAATAAACTACATTAG
- a CDS encoding DUF2452 domain-containing protein, whose product MKKEKKPDNVVFNEDTQEYHGKLSPFATGVSAPKITPPDVTSWKNTHIVSANNQFKAEYEALQASYKKLMDNFEYNNLVYSAKFSFEPIVGKEYHLYKAKDESTFLSLILPQECNFNHVGSFKLTSDKTWEKLK is encoded by the coding sequence ATGAAAAAAGAAAAGAAACCAGATAATGTAGTTTTCAATGAAGATACCCAAGAGTATCACGGAAAACTATCCCCTTTTGCAACCGGAGTGTCAGCACCAAAAATTACTCCGCCAGATGTAACTTCTTGGAAGAACACACATATTGTAAGTGCCAATAATCAGTTTAAGGCTGAATATGAAGCACTACAAGCATCATACAAGAAACTGATGGATAATTTTGAATACAACAACCTTGTATACAGCGCTAAATTCAGTTTTGAGCCAATTGTTGGTAAAGAATATCATTTATATAAGGCAAAGGATGAAAGCACATTTCTATCATTGATTTTACCTCAAGAATGTAACTTTAACCATGTTGGTAGTTTTAAACTTACATCAGATAAAACATGGGAAAAACTAAAATAA
- a CDS encoding serine hydrolase domain-containing protein: protein MRKRKLLLGIVLVGIIAAAYFNYPKLNLISGYASKNMASCVFIADRDPDDITLNDNDMPLIKLADTEVSNENKSATAKVYGLMPRTAVYKEGLGAVLTNKEFSKHNFDIVPNRFKVQDSLPFPYGNNGVIDTVLENVAYDKLEVAFENAFQDPEQKTRSLLVVHKNQIIGERYIRGFSKDTKILGWSMTKSILSTLYGILEYQDKIDMNYKPFSDEIRMKSQKMNVTLNHLLRMQSGLEWDENYFKISDVTRMLFLDSDMTLAQRNKKVIAEPTEVWNYSSGTTNLLSGILREQFNSHQEYLDFPYKELIDKIGMNSMLLETDLSGNYILSSYGWATTRDWAKFGLLYLNKGDWNGNRIFSETWSDYVAKPTINSNGTYGAHFWLNAEGKYEDIPTDLYSVNGFQGQRIFIIPSKDLVVVRTGLKEQTDEQFNTLLKEIIASIR, encoded by the coding sequence ATGAGAAAAAGAAAACTGCTTTTAGGTATTGTCTTAGTAGGTATCATTGCTGCGGCATATTTCAACTACCCTAAACTAAATCTAATATCGGGTTATGCTTCTAAAAACATGGCTTCCTGTGTTTTTATAGCAGATAGAGACCCAGATGATATTACATTGAACGATAATGATATGCCATTAATAAAATTGGCAGATACAGAGGTGTCAAATGAGAATAAATCTGCTACTGCCAAGGTATATGGACTAATGCCAAGAACAGCGGTTTATAAAGAAGGACTTGGCGCTGTACTTACCAATAAAGAGTTTTCTAAGCATAATTTCGATATTGTTCCCAATAGATTTAAAGTACAAGATTCACTGCCTTTCCCTTATGGAAATAACGGAGTTATCGATACGGTACTAGAAAATGTAGCTTATGATAAATTAGAAGTGGCATTCGAAAATGCTTTTCAGGATCCTGAACAAAAAACAAGATCTCTATTAGTAGTTCATAAAAACCAAATTATTGGGGAGCGGTATATTCGAGGGTTTTCTAAGGATACAAAAATTCTTGGGTGGTCAATGACTAAAAGTATTTTGTCTACACTTTATGGTATTTTGGAGTATCAAGATAAAATTGATATGAATTATAAACCTTTTTCTGATGAGATTAGAATGAAAAGTCAGAAAATGAATGTTACGCTAAATCATCTATTACGCATGCAAAGCGGATTGGAATGGGACGAGAACTATTTTAAAATTTCTGATGTTACCCGTATGTTGTTCTTAGATTCTGATATGACTTTGGCACAACGCAATAAAAAAGTAATTGCCGAACCAACAGAAGTTTGGAACTATTCTTCTGGCACCACGAACTTACTTTCTGGTATTCTAAGAGAGCAGTTTAATTCGCATCAAGAATATTTAGATTTCCCCTATAAAGAACTGATTGATAAAATTGGAATGAATTCTATGCTCTTAGAAACCGATTTATCTGGCAACTATATTTTGTCATCTTACGGATGGGCAACAACAAGAGATTGGGCTAAATTCGGATTGTTATACTTAAATAAGGGAGATTGGAATGGTAATCGCATCTTTTCTGAAACATGGTCAGACTACGTTGCTAAACCTACTATAAATTCAAACGGAACCTACGGAGCACACTTTTGGTTGAATGCCGAAGGAAAATATGAAGACATTCCCACAGACCTATATTCAGTAAACGGATTTCAAGGGCAACGCATCTTTATAATACCTTCAAAAGATCTTGTTGTTGTCAGAACCGGACTCAAAGAACAGACCGACGAACAATTCAATACCCTATTGAAAGAAATAATAGCTTCTATTCGATAA
- a CDS encoding 1,4-dihydroxy-2-naphthoyl-CoA synthase yields MKSPNWKTAIEFDDITYKKCDGVARIAFNRPNVRNAFRPHTTSELIKAFYDAQEDTSIGVVLLSAEGPSTKDGIWSFCSGGDQKARGEKGYVGQDGQHRLNILEVQRMIRFMPKVVICVVPGWAVGGGHSLHVVCDMTLASKEHAIFKQTDADVTSFDGGYGSAYLAKMVGQKKAREIFFLGRNYSAQDALDMGMVNAVVPHDELEDTAFQWAQEVLEKSPISIKMLKFSMNLTDDGMVGQQVFAGEATRLAYMTEEAKEGRNAFLEKRKPNFGKDNWLP; encoded by the coding sequence ATGAAATCACCCAACTGGAAAACAGCTATAGAATTTGATGATATTACCTATAAAAAATGCGACGGCGTAGCGCGTATAGCGTTTAACCGACCTAATGTGCGAAATGCTTTTAGACCACATACGACAAGTGAGCTAATTAAAGCTTTTTATGATGCTCAAGAAGATACGTCTATCGGCGTGGTTTTACTTTCTGCGGAAGGTCCTTCAACTAAAGACGGAATATGGTCTTTTTGTTCTGGTGGTGATCAAAAGGCTAGGGGCGAGAAAGGATATGTTGGTCAAGATGGTCAGCACCGTTTAAATATATTAGAAGTTCAGCGGATGATTCGCTTTATGCCAAAAGTGGTTATATGCGTTGTACCGGGATGGGCCGTTGGTGGCGGACATAGTCTACACGTTGTTTGCGATATGACTCTAGCTAGTAAAGAACATGCTATATTCAAACAAACCGATGCCGATGTAACTAGCTTTGACGGCGGATATGGTTCTGCTTACTTAGCTAAAATGGTGGGACAGAAAAAAGCACGTGAAATATTCTTTTTAGGTAGAAACTATTCTGCACAAGATGCTTTAGATATGGGTATGGTAAATGCCGTGGTACCTCATGATGAGTTAGAAGATACTGCTTTTCAATGGGCTCAAGAGGTTTTAGAAAAATCGCCTATATCAATAAAAATGCTAAAGTTCTCTATGAACCTAACCGACGACGGAATGGTCGGACAACAAGTATTCGCAGGTGAAGCAACAAGATTAGCCTACATGACCGAAGAAGCTAAAGAAGGTAGAAATGCTTTTCTAGAAAAGCGTAAACCGAATTTTGGTAAAGATAATTGGCTACCGTAA
- a CDS encoding phosphatase PAP2 family protein, which translates to MKQSLFTFIKSLREFLANKLNQYNTTLPYVITVIVALVIVVGGINLFIELTETLKTETLAAYDTAITDYVISYRTPSLTSYFKFMTLVGNAYGYLIVLIVFLLVSLLVFKRWKYVLQATLVLALATGSNMMLKRFIDRARPSIEHLVSVETLSYPSGHAMSAMAFYGFLIFLVTKFKIQKVLKYVLIISLIVIILSIGISRIYLGVHFPSDIAGGFIAGFIWVIFCILVFDLIELFRKDPQT; encoded by the coding sequence ATGAAACAATCTCTTTTTACATTTATAAAATCGCTTCGTGAATTCTTAGCGAATAAACTAAACCAATACAATACCACATTACCGTATGTAATTACAGTTATAGTTGCTTTAGTCATAGTTGTTGGAGGGATAAATTTATTCATAGAATTAACAGAAACCCTAAAGACAGAAACGCTTGCCGCTTATGATACGGCGATTACAGATTACGTGATTTCTTATAGAACACCTAGTTTAACCTCGTACTTTAAATTCATGACCCTTGTTGGCAATGCATATGGGTATTTAATAGTACTTATTGTTTTTCTTTTGGTATCTCTTTTAGTATTTAAACGATGGAAATATGTGCTGCAAGCGACATTAGTTTTAGCATTAGCTACAGGTTCTAATATGATGTTGAAACGTTTTATAGATCGTGCCCGCCCTAGTATTGAACATTTAGTATCGGTAGAAACGTTAAGTTACCCTAGCGGTCATGCCATGAGTGCAATGGCTTTCTACGGATTCTTAATTTTTCTAGTGACCAAGTTCAAAATCCAAAAAGTTTTAAAATATGTTTTGATTATCTCATTGATTGTAATAATTCTAAGCATAGGTATAAGCAGAATATATTTAGGAGTCCATTTTCCTTCGGATATAGCAGGCGGATTCATCGCCGGATTCATTTGGGTAATTTTCTGTATACTAGTGTTTGACTTGATCGAATTGTTTAGAAAAGATCCACAAACTTAA